GCGCCTTCTCCGAGCGCGCATTTCGCGTCGATCGCGAGCGCCGCATGCCGTTCCCGTTGCGCTTCCCGTTTGCGCTCCGATGCTTTCGCCTGCATGACTGCATCTCCGCTCATGCCCATCCTCCGTCGACAATCATGTCCTGCGCGGTGATCATCCGGCTATCGTCGGCGGCGAGAAACAGCGCCATGCGCGCGATATCGTCCGGCATCAGTTCCGCGTCGATGCACTGCCCTTCCTTGATCGCGCGGCGGCCCGCATCGTCGACCCACAGGCGTTTCTGTTTTTCCGTCATCACCCAGCCCGGCACCAGCGAATTGACGCGAATATGGAACGGCCCGAGATCGCGTGCGAGGCCGCGCGTGAGCCCTTGCACCGCCGATTTCGCCATCAGATAGACAGGCAGGTTGCCGTTTTTCAGCATCCAGCTGATCGAGCCGAGATTGATGATCGAGCCGCCGCCGGCCGCTTTCATATCGTCGGCCACCGCCTGCGCGGCGAAAAACTGATGCCGCACGTTCACGGCAATGCTCGCGTCGAACGATTCGGCCGTCACGTCCGCGATCTTGTGGCGCTTGTCGTTCGCCGCATTGTTGACGAGCACCAGGATCGGCCCGAGCGCCGCGCGGACATCGGCAATCGCCTTTTGCAGCGCGTCGATATCGGTCACGTCGCAGCGCGCGAACAGCGGCTTGTGCCGCGAATCGCCGAGTTCGTCGGCGAGCGCGTCGCCGGCCGTTTCGTCGATATCGAAGAACGCGACGCGCGCGCCCTGCGCGGCGAAATGCTCGACGAAGGCCGCGCCGATGCCGGTCGCACCGCCCGTGATCAGCACCGTACGGTCCGCGAGGCTCGGATAGTGCGCATAGACATCGGCGGCATGCCGTGCGCTTGCATTGGCAGGAGACGACATCGTTCGATTCCCCTAAAGATCGATCACACGTTGCGCTTCAGTGCTCGTCGATTGCACTTCGATTGCGTGTCGAAATTGCGTATCGCAATTGCTATCAATCGCGCGAACCACGGTTCTTCAACTGGTCGAGCAGCACGGCGGCGAGCAGGATCGCACCGCGCACGAGGTACTGATAGAACGCATCGATATTGAGCAGGTTCATCACGTTCTCGACCGTGCCCATGATCAGCACGCCGATCACCACACCCGAGATCGTCGCGCGACCGCCGAGCAGCGACACGCCGCCGAGCACGCACGCGGAGATCACGTTCAGCTCGAAGCCTTCGGCCGCATTCGGCTGGCCCGACGTGATGCGCGACGCAAGAATCACACCGGCCAGTGCCGTCACCGCGCCCTGAATCAGGAAGATATATACACGCGTGCGTTCGACGTTGATACCGGCCAACCGCGACGCTTCCGGATTGCCGCCGATCGCGAGCGTATTGCGGCCGTAGACGGTCTGATTGAGCATCACGCCGAACACGATAAAGCAGCACAGCGTGACCCAGATCGGCAGCGAGACGCCGAAGAACGTCAGGCCGCCGAGCGCGATAAACGTATCGGACGACACGCCGACCGCCTGCCCGTGCGACACGATAAAGCCGAGGCCGCGCACGATTTCCATCGTCGCGAGCGTCGTGATCAGCGCGTTGATGCGCAAGTATGCGATCACGGCGCCGTTCACGAAGCCGATCACGGCGCCGGCCGCGACCGCGGCGACGATCGCAATGAACGTATTGTTCGTCGCATTGAGCACCATTGCGCACAGCACGCCGGCAAACGCGACGGTCGAACCCACGGACAGATCGAAATCGCGCGACGCGAGACAGAACATCATCGTGCACGCGACCATGCCGATCTGCGAGATCGACAGCGCGAGGCCGAGCATATTCTCGATCGAAAAGAAGTGATCGACCGTCAGCGACATCGTGATGAACATGATGGCGAAGATCACGATGAGGCTGTACTCGGTAATCTGCTGCCACCATTTCTGGCGGTCGTTCGCCTGCGGAATCAGCGCTTCGGCGGCGCTTTTCGCCGCCTGTTGCGCGAGGTTTTCTTGAGCTTGTTGCATGTCGTTGCTCCTCAGACTTCAGGCCGCCTGCGCGGTCTCGGATACTGTCGAACTCTTCGGCAAGGCGAGGTTCAGCACCGATTGCTCGGTCGCCGCGCCGCGCGCCAGCTCGCCGGAAATGCGGCCTTGCCGCATCACGACGATGCGATCGGAAACGCCGAGTACTTCCGGCAATTCCGACGAAATCATCACGATCGCGCAGCCGCGCTGCGCGAGCTCGTAGATCACGTTGTAAATCTCGTGCTTCGCACCGACGTCGATACCGCGCGTCGGTTCGTCGAGAATCACGACCTTCAGATCGGGCTCCGCAAGCCAGCGCGACAGAATCGCTTTCTGCTGGTTGCCGCCCGACAGGAAGCGGATTTTCTGGCGGCGGCTCGGCGTCTTGATCTTCAGAAGCTTGATAAAGCGGTCCGCCGTTTCGGCTTCCTTCTTGCGATCGAGGAAAATGCCCGCGCGCAGATAGTGGCGCCGGCAACTGATATTGATGTTCTCCGCCACCGACGCGATCGCGACGATGCCCTCTTCCTTGCGGTCTTCGGGGCACAGCACGATGCCCTGGCGAATCGCGTCGCCCGCGCTTTTCACCTTGATCGGCTTGCCGTCGAGCGTCAGTTGCCCGCCCTTTTTCGGATCGTCGCCGTACACGAGGTGCATCAGTTCGCTGCGGCCCGCGCCGACCAGACCGAAAAAGCCGACGATCTCGCCGCGCCGCACCTCGAAGCTCGCCGGCTCCGTCAGCGGACCGCCTTCGATGGCCTTCGCCGAGAAGCGCACTTCGCCGAGTTCGCGCGGCGTGTAGTTATAGATGTCCGAAATCTCGCGGCCCACCATTTCGCTGACGATCGTGTCGCGGCTCACGCCTTCGAGCGTCTCGTGCGAGGCAACCTTGCGGCCGTCGCGGAAAATCGTGCACGCGTCGCACAGCCGATAGATCTCGTCCATGCGGTGCGAGATATAGATCAGCGCGCGATTGTCGGCGCGCAGATCGCGCACGAGCTTGAACAGCACTTCGGTTTCGCGATGCGACAGCGAGCTCGTCGGCTCGTCGAGCGCGATCACGCGCGCATTGCGCATCAGCGCCTTGCAGATTTCGACCATCTGCCGCTGCGCGATAGACAGCTTGCGCAGCTTCGCATCCGGGTTCAGATCGACCCCCATCGCGGCGAGCTGCTCGCGCACATAGCGCTTCGCATGGCGCTTGTTGACCCAGCCGAGCGCATTGGGCAGGCGGCCGAGCATCAGGTTCTCCGCGACCGTCAGATCCGGCACGTACTGCAATTCCTGGTGAATCACCGCGATACCGGCCGCAATCGACGCACCGGCGCTGCCGAAGTGCACTTCGTTGCCGTCGATCAGGACCCGCCCCGAGTCCGGCTGATATTCGCCGCCGAGAATCTTGAGCAGGGTCGATTTCCCCGCGCCGTTCTCGCCCATCAGGCCGTGCACCTGGCCCGCATGCACGTCGAACGAAATGCCGTCGAGCGCGCGTACGCCTGGAAACACCTTGCCGATATTGTCAAAACGCAGCGTCGCTGACACTTCGCCTCCTGTTGCCACTTGTGATTGCACGGGTTTGCCGCCGGGGGTGTGCCCGTCCCAAACCGGTGATACGCACCGCCGGCGCACAAACGCGCCCCGGTTGTCGTTGCGCGGCGTGCGCTCATACGATCGGTTCATCCGCAAAACGCGCGGACGTCATGGCCGTCCACGCGCTTTGCCGTTACTGCACTGCTGCATTCATTCGCGTCTGCTGTAACGTCAGGACGTTACTTCGACGCGAGACCCATCTCCTTGCGCACTTCGCCGACGTTGTCGCGCGTGGCGAGCATGCCGGTCGTCAGCGTCAGCAGCGGCGGTTCCTTGCCTTGCGTGATCCATGCGTACATCAGGTCCGAGGTTTCCTCGCCGTGGCGCTTCGGGCTGATGATCACGGTGCCGTAGAAGCCCGTCGGCTGCGGCTTCTTGAACTCGTTCAGTGCCGAATCCGAACCGCCGATACCGATGCCGATCATGTTGTCGGCTTTGAAGCCGCGGCCTTCGGCAGCGCGCACCGCGCCGAGCACCGCTTCGTCGTTCAGACCGTAGGCCACCCAGTGCTTGAATTGCGGGTTCTTCGTGAGCGCGATGTTCGCTGCGTTGAAGGCGTTTTCCGTGTCGGTCTTCGCTTGCGGCGCGGCGACGATGTTGGCCTTCGGAAAGCCCGCGGCGACGAGCGCGTCGGTCGCGCCGGCCGTGCGGTCGTGCGCGGTCGGCAGTTGCTCGTAGGTCACGTCGATCGCGCCGACGTCCTTCATGTCCCAGCCGCGCTTCTTGATCTCGGCCGCGATGCCTTCGCCGACCTGCTTGCCGATGTTGTACGCCGAGATGCCCATATGCGGCACCGACTCGATCGGCTTGCCCGAGCCGTCGACGAGGCGGTCGTCGACCGTCATCATCTTGAGGCCGTCGGCCTTCGCCTTCGCCACGATGCCCGGCCCGAGCTTGACGTCCGGCGTGCAGATCACGAAGCCCTGCGCCTTTTGCGCGGCGAGGTTGTCGATCGCGCTCATCACCTTCTCGCCCGACGGCGCACCGATCTTCACGAGCGTGAAGCCCTTCTGCTTCGCGGCGATCTCGGCGAACTTCCACTCATCCTGGAACCACGGCTCCTCGGGCTGCTTCACGAGAAAGCCGATCTTGACCTGATCGGCTGCCTGCGCAACCGGCGCGTTGACGAGCACCGCCGTCGTCGCTGCCGCCGCGAGCGTGAGGAATATTCTGCGTTTCATGCTTGTCTCCTGACTAGTAACGAGAAGGTTATCGGCCGCGTCTTCTTGTACCGGGACTGACACACGCGGCCAGCGCGTCAACCGGTTCACTTTGCTTCGCCACGTGCTGACGTGGACGATGGATGCTCGTGCGGCCGTCAATCGTGATAAAGCGCCGAGCGGCCGCCATCGACGGTGATACAGCTCGCGTTGATAAACGGCGCTTCGTCGGAGGCGAGAAACACCGCGGTCATCGCGACTTCTTCGGGACGGCCGATGCGTTTCATCGGCTGCAAATCGAGCGTCGCCTGCTGCGCGGCGGCGGGGTCCGGCTGGTTGTCCCACCATTCGCGCGTCAACTGCGTTTCGATATAGCCAGGCGCGATTGCATTGACGCGCACATTGCGCGGCGCGTATTCGATGCCGAGCGCGCGCGTCAGGCCGATCACGCCGTGCTTTGCAACCGGATACGGAAAGCACCCTGGAATGATCTTGAACGAGTGCGTCGACGCGATATTGACGATGCTGCCGCGGCCGCGTTCGACCATACCCGGCAATGCGGCGCGACAGCCGTTCCAGACGCCGTCGAGGTCGACCGCGAAGCAGCGTCGCCAGTCGTCGTCGCTCATCGTAAGCGGGTCGCAGAACACATTGATGCCGGCGTTGTTGACGAGCACGTCGAGCGGGCCGAACGCGCGCTGCGCTTCGTCGACCGCGTGTTGCACCGATGCGGACTGCGTGACGTCGGTGCGCACGGCGAGCACGCGTGCGCCGCCGGCGCCATGGTTCGCGCCGGCATTCGTGCTGGCCGCAGCCGCCTCGATTTCTCGCGCGGTCTGCTGCGCCGTGTCGATATCGAGCTCCGCAAGCACGACCGCCGCGCCTTCACGCGCGAACGCGTGCGCGATCGCGGCGCCGATGCCGCGACCCGCGCCCGTGATCAATGCGACCTTGCCGGCAAGGCGATTCATTGGTTCGCACCCGCGCGCGCGACGCGCAGCTCGTTGATATATGCCTTTGCATGCGACGCGGTAATCGTGGCGCTCTGGCCCGGCTTGAACAGCGCGGAGCCGAGACCGAAACCGTTTGCGCCGGCCCTCAGGAACGGGCCCATGTTGTCCGGCGTGATGCCGCCGACCGGCACGAGCGGCACCTGCGCCGCGATCACCGCGCGCCACGCCTTCACGACATGGCAGCCCAGCTGTTCGGCGGGGAACATCTTCAGCACGTCGGCCCCGTTCTTGAGCGCGATAAACGCTTCGGTCGGCGTCGCGACGCCGGGCGAACAGGCCATCGCATGCGACTTCGCCGCGAGCACGACTTCGGGGTCCGCGTGCGGCATCACGATCAGTTCGCCGCCCGCCTGCTTCACCTGATGAACGAACGACGCCTGCAGCACCGTACCCGCGCCGACAATCGCATCGGGCGGCAACGCATGGCGGATCGCCGCGATGCTGTCGAACGGCTGCGGGGAATTGAGCGGCACCTCGACGATACGAAAGCCCGCGTCATAAAGCGCACGGCCATGATCGGCCGCATCGGCCGGCGTTACGCCGCGCAGAATCGCAATCAGCGGACACGCTTCGAATGCGGCCATCAGGCCCGCGTGCGGCTGGTAAGGGCCGGGCAGATTCAGTTCAGCTTGCATGTCGATTCCCTTTGTCTGTTCCGTTGCCGGTTCGTTGGTGCATTGCGTCGTGCCACAGCCAGGTTCTGCATCGTGCGCTCGGTCCCTAGCCGTGGCGCGATGCAGGCGCAGCGCCGGCGGCGGGTGTCACGAGGCCGGCCTGCACGGCGATGCGCCACAGGCCGCGTTCGGTTGCATGTTTGACGAGCTCGGCCGACTGGCAGCCGTACTGCGTGAGCGCGAGCCGATACCGTTCGCACAGCGCCTCGTTGCCGATCAGCCGCAGCGTGCGGCCGGCGAGCGTCGACTGCTGACGCTCGAGCACCGCTTCGAGTCCATTCAGTTCGTGGCCGATCAACAGACCCGACAGATAGTCGGGCTGCTCTTCGCGCGAAAGCTGTGCGGTCAGGCCGAGCGTGCGCGTGCTGAAGATCGTCGCGAGCATGCCCGCATGGCCGTGATTGCGCGCGACGCTGATGCCGCGCAGAAACGCCGCCGTATCGGGCCGATCGGGCGTTGTCATCGTGCGGCCGAGAATCGTGTGCTCGGACAGCGCGGCGAACACTTCGCCCGTCATGAACGTATAGAAGCGCTCGATGCACGCGTCGCGCACGATCACCCACTTCGCGTGCGTACCCGGCAGGCCGATCAGCGCGCTTTCGTCATCGTGCGCCGCGGTTGCCTCGTTCGCCTGCGACCGGTTCGCGACGGTTACCGTGTCACCGGCAAGCGCACCGAATATCTGCGTTTCTTCGCCGCGCATCACGTTCGGCAATTCGCCGCGCTCGAGGACGCCCGGCACGATATGCAGCGCCACGCCGCGCCTCGTCTGCACATGCGCGAGGCCGCGCACGATCGCATCGGGGCTTGCCGGCGTATCGACGTACGGCGCCTCTTTCCACCCCTGCGCGCTACCGACCATGCCGGCTGCCATCACCGGCAGATGCGGTGCGCTTTCGAGCCAGCTGCCGCAGACGGCGTCGAACGCGAGATCGAAACCGCCTTCGCCGGCAGCGCGCGGCAGATTCATGATGCCGGCCGTCGACGCACGCGTTTCGAGCAATCGGCCCGCCGCGTCGAACAGATAGGCGCGCAGCGCGGTCGTGCCCCAATCGAGCGCGATCAGTGCTGCCTGGTTTTTCGCGGTGTCCGATGCGCCGCCCGCTGCGTCGGTGTCGGCGGCGTCGGCATCGGCCTGCGCGCTGCGCCGCTTCTGCGCTGCCGCGGCAGATTCGACCGGCATGATCGGCACAGAGCGCGGCATCGAGGGCGGTGAACCCAGTGCAGTCATCGCTTGATCCTGCGGGTTGCCGGTTGCGGCGCACGCCAGCCGAGTTCCTCCGAGATCGCACGCGCTTCGCGCTGCACGACCGGAATCAGTTCGTCCATCCGCTCGAGCGACATATACGGAAGCGTGCTCGCCACCGATAAAGCCGCGACGATCGACCCGGACGCGTCGCGCACGGGCGCCGCGACACAGCGGATCGATGCTTCGTTTTCTTCGAGATCGAAGGTGAAACCGCCGCCCGAGTAGTTCGTCATGCGCTGCATGAAGGTCTGCAGATCGGGACGGTTGTCGGGCTTGAAACTCACGTCGGCGAGCGCGCGGCGCGATGCGTCGAACAGCTTCTGCCACTGCTCGGGCGCGAGGTCGAGCATCATCGCCTTGCCGATGCCGGTCGACGCGAGCGGCATCCGGTGACCGACGCGCGAACGCATCTCGAGACCGCGCGTGCCCGGAATCTTGTCGATATAGAGCACATCGTCGCCGTCGCGCACGCCCAGGTGAATCGTGTCGTGCGTTTGCTCGGCGAGCGCGGCCAGATGCGGGCGCGCGACGGTCGTCAGCGGCATCTGCTCGAGTGCGATCGTGCCGAGTTCGATGAGTTTCGGGCCGAGCAGATAGCCGCCTTGCACCTGGCGCAGATAGCGCGCCTGCACGAGGCTGCTGACGAGGCGGTGCGTCGTGCTGCGCGTCGTGCCGAGCGCGGCGCCGAACGTGCGCAGGTCGCGCACGCCGGCGGCGGCCGCTTCGAGAATCGCGAGGCCGCGCAAGAGCGTTTGCGTGCCGGCCTGCTGCGGCGTGATGTCGAGCAGCGTGCTCGGCAGCGCGATCGTGTCGCGCTCGGCAGGCGGATGGGCCGCGCCGTTCGACGGGCGCACCACGGGTTGTCTCACCGTGTCGGACTCGGACCCGGCGTGATTGGTCATCGCTTTATTCATGGCGATCAGGCAAACGGGTTGGGGGTGTCAATAAAACGTGCAGCGAAACGTCGCGCCGAACGTCAGACTGGCGTCGCGCGGCTGATGCGCGCCGACTGCCGGCAGAACAGGAAAGAGTCCATAACGGGTTGTCTCCGATTCGTTTTGCGTTTCGTCGCGCCTATGCTGCCGTGGCGCCGACGATGTGTTTTCGCCGGCGGACCGGCTCGTTGGAACGGATTGTAGGGCGCTTTTCTCAGATACACCAATATGTGAATAGATCAACCACATATTGGGATAGATGCGCGTGACGCTCCTTCTACCGGCGCGTCACGCTGATATGCCTCGCGCACTTCATCTATCGAAATGGTTGTGCCCGCTCAATAAATCAGGATAAACGGCACACTCTATCGCGAATTCATTTAAGAAACGTCTGATTCAGTCAACCATTTGAAATATCTAGTCTCGCACCTGCTTGTGTTACCCCCCGTATTAATTGTCTTATATCGATTTTCTTGATTTACCAAATGAAGAAAATCAGATGCAGGCGCAAACAGCGAACTTTTTATTTCAGAAGATTTGGATATGACAGCAATTAAATCCTGGTTGACCGCATTGACCTTTGCCGCGCTCGCCGGCGTTGCGCACGCTCAGACGCCCGAAGTCACGTCCGCAGTTACGCCGCTCACGACCCCGACGAAATCGCCCGATTCACAGGTCCTCGCCACACACTCGGAGTTCGCCGGTCCCTATGCCGGCATCAAGGTCGGCGGGAACTGGTCCGACGCGTCCGGCGTTGTCAACAAGGGCACACACGGCACCGCGTTCTTCGGCGCGATGGCCGGCTATGGATTCGACGTCGGCCGCTTCGTGCTCGGCGCCGAGGCATTCGCCGATTTTCACGGCGGTTCGACGACGAAAGTCGACGGCGGCCTCGACGCGCGCATCGGCATGCCGTTCGACAGGATCATGCCGTACGCGCGCATCGGTTTTACGACGGCATGGCCCGATACGCGGCTTCACGGCGGCCTCGGCGTCGAATACGCGATTTACAAAAATATCCATATCAACGGCGAATGGACTGCCGACAGATCGAATTCGAATGGAACGAAAAGAACGAATAATAGTTTTACGGTCGGCATGACCTATTATTTCCGCTGAAGCGGTATTCGCGCCATCAATCGAAAAACGGCCACTGCGTCGCAAGCGCAGCGGCCGTTTTTATTTTGTATCGGAAGGCAATGCCGCAACAGGAACGCGCGCCGCGCAGTCAGTCCGGCAATTCCGCCGCGCCCATGCGCCGCGCGATCACGCGGGC
The nucleotide sequence above comes from Paraburkholderia sp. SOS3. Encoded proteins:
- a CDS encoding SDR family NAD(P)-dependent oxidoreductase, whose protein sequence is MSSPANASARHAADVYAHYPSLADRTVLITGGATGIGAAFVEHFAAQGARVAFFDIDETAGDALADELGDSRHKPLFARCDVTDIDALQKAIADVRAALGPILVLVNNAANDKRHKIADVTAESFDASIAVNVRHQFFAAQAVADDMKAAGGGSIINLGSISWMLKNGNLPVYLMAKSAVQGLTRGLARDLGPFHIRVNSLVPGWVMTEKQKRLWVDDAGRRAIKEGQCIDAELMPDDIARMALFLAADDSRMITAQDMIVDGGWA
- the araH gene encoding L-arabinose ABC transporter permease AraH, which codes for MQQAQENLAQQAAKSAAEALIPQANDRQKWWQQITEYSLIVIFAIMFITMSLTVDHFFSIENMLGLALSISQIGMVACTMMFCLASRDFDLSVGSTVAFAGVLCAMVLNATNNTFIAIVAAVAAGAVIGFVNGAVIAYLRINALITTLATMEIVRGLGFIVSHGQAVGVSSDTFIALGGLTFFGVSLPIWVTLCCFIVFGVMLNQTVYGRNTLAIGGNPEASRLAGINVERTRVYIFLIQGAVTALAGVILASRITSGQPNAAEGFELNVISACVLGGVSLLGGRATISGVVIGVLIMGTVENVMNLLNIDAFYQYLVRGAILLAAVLLDQLKNRGSRD
- the araG gene encoding L-arabinose ABC transporter ATP-binding protein AraG encodes the protein MSATLRFDNIGKVFPGVRALDGISFDVHAGQVHGLMGENGAGKSTLLKILGGEYQPDSGRVLIDGNEVHFGSAGASIAAGIAVIHQELQYVPDLTVAENLMLGRLPNALGWVNKRHAKRYVREQLAAMGVDLNPDAKLRKLSIAQRQMVEICKALMRNARVIALDEPTSSLSHRETEVLFKLVRDLRADNRALIYISHRMDEIYRLCDACTIFRDGRKVASHETLEGVSRDTIVSEMVGREISDIYNYTPRELGEVRFSAKAIEGGPLTEPASFEVRRGEIVGFFGLVGAGRSELMHLVYGDDPKKGGQLTLDGKPIKVKSAGDAIRQGIVLCPEDRKEEGIVAIASVAENINISCRRHYLRAGIFLDRKKEAETADRFIKLLKIKTPSRRQKIRFLSGGNQQKAILSRWLAEPDLKVVILDEPTRGIDVGAKHEIYNVIYELAQRGCAIVMISSELPEVLGVSDRIVVMRQGRISGELARGAATEQSVLNLALPKSSTVSETAQAA
- a CDS encoding arabinose ABC transporter substrate-binding protein gives rise to the protein MKRRIFLTLAAAATTAVLVNAPVAQAADQVKIGFLVKQPEEPWFQDEWKFAEIAAKQKGFTLVKIGAPSGEKVMSAIDNLAAQKAQGFVICTPDVKLGPGIVAKAKADGLKMMTVDDRLVDGSGKPIESVPHMGISAYNIGKQVGEGIAAEIKKRGWDMKDVGAIDVTYEQLPTAHDRTAGATDALVAAGFPKANIVAAPQAKTDTENAFNAANIALTKNPQFKHWVAYGLNDEAVLGAVRAAEGRGFKADNMIGIGIGGSDSALNEFKKPQPTGFYGTVIISPKRHGEETSDLMYAWITQGKEPPLLTLTTGMLATRDNVGEVRKEMGLASK
- a CDS encoding SDR family oxidoreductase; this encodes MNRLAGKVALITGAGRGIGAAIAHAFAREGAAVVLAELDIDTAQQTAREIEAAAASTNAGANHGAGGARVLAVRTDVTQSASVQHAVDEAQRAFGPLDVLVNNAGINVFCDPLTMSDDDWRRCFAVDLDGVWNGCRAALPGMVERGRGSIVNIASTHSFKIIPGCFPYPVAKHGVIGLTRALGIEYAPRNVRVNAIAPGYIETQLTREWWDNQPDPAAAQQATLDLQPMKRIGRPEEVAMTAVFLASDEAPFINASCITVDGGRSALYHD
- a CDS encoding 2-dehydro-3-deoxy-6-phosphogalactonate aldolase codes for the protein MQAELNLPGPYQPHAGLMAAFEACPLIAILRGVTPADAADHGRALYDAGFRIVEVPLNSPQPFDSIAAIRHALPPDAIVGAGTVLQASFVHQVKQAGGELIVMPHADPEVVLAAKSHAMACSPGVATPTEAFIALKNGADVLKMFPAEQLGCHVVKAWRAVIAAQVPLVPVGGITPDNMGPFLRAGANGFGLGSALFKPGQSATITASHAKAYINELRVARAGANQ
- a CDS encoding 2-dehydro-3-deoxygalactonokinase, with translation MPVESAAAAQKRRSAQADADAADTDAAGGASDTAKNQAALIALDWGTTALRAYLFDAAGRLLETRASTAGIMNLPRAAGEGGFDLAFDAVCGSWLESAPHLPVMAAGMVGSAQGWKEAPYVDTPASPDAIVRGLAHVQTRRGVALHIVPGVLERGELPNVMRGEETQIFGALAGDTVTVANRSQANEATAAHDDESALIGLPGTHAKWVIVRDACIERFYTFMTGEVFAALSEHTILGRTMTTPDRPDTAAFLRGISVARNHGHAGMLATIFSTRTLGLTAQLSREEQPDYLSGLLIGHELNGLEAVLERQQSTLAGRTLRLIGNEALCERYRLALTQYGCQSAELVKHATERGLWRIAVQAGLVTPAAGAAPASRHG
- a CDS encoding IclR family transcriptional regulator, producing the protein MNKAMTNHAGSESDTVRQPVVRPSNGAAHPPAERDTIALPSTLLDITPQQAGTQTLLRGLAILEAAAAGVRDLRTFGAALGTTRSTTHRLVSSLVQARYLRQVQGGYLLGPKLIELGTIALEQMPLTTVARPHLAALAEQTHDTIHLGVRDGDDVLYIDKIPGTRGLEMRSRVGHRMPLASTGIGKAMMLDLAPEQWQKLFDASRRALADVSFKPDNRPDLQTFMQRMTNYSGGGFTFDLEENEASIRCVAAPVRDASGSIVAALSVASTLPYMSLERMDELIPVVQREARAISEELGWRAPQPATRRIKR
- a CDS encoding outer membrane protein, producing the protein MTAIKSWLTALTFAALAGVAHAQTPEVTSAVTPLTTPTKSPDSQVLATHSEFAGPYAGIKVGGNWSDASGVVNKGTHGTAFFGAMAGYGFDVGRFVLGAEAFADFHGGSTTKVDGGLDARIGMPFDRIMPYARIGFTTAWPDTRLHGGLGVEYAIYKNIHINGEWTADRSNSNGTKRTNNSFTVGMTYYFR